A stretch of the Lolium perenne isolate Kyuss_39 chromosome 3, Kyuss_2.0, whole genome shotgun sequence genome encodes the following:
- the LOC127325834 gene encoding putative F-box protein At2g02030, with translation MDMKVCKRRKTTKLPPPAELLDELVTEILLRLPVKSLLRFKSVSKALRAIISDPFFIRSHLQQSASRWRQNPSLLVTPHTLFHVIEGEPWPSTFSTDISFYQWQQPSSEEEESEARFVMHTDDFLEEFNSVCYFAHCDGLVVAPTNTNVYLFNPATRDAMRLPINNRNKMYQYVACLPVGLGRDPRTGRHKVVRAFYRSRDPLTGVHDMGMEVFTVGVDSDSWREITPNPLYPVTVWITPVFAKGALFWIIDKPGLDPSPRGILRLSLDDESFSVTHLPDSLDPALDEYFILDEVHGELFLTAFSSSKPLNIWTLVEQDTRWEHRYTLDISGMAHPVALLPGGGTVILRASHYISRYDLQTHQIDTICELDRLRYQHDGTTDEDAGSGQEIFYFNVIPYTESLVRI, from the coding sequence ATGGACATGAAGGTTTGCAAGAGGAGAAAGACGACCAAGCTGCCTCCTCCGGCCGAGCTGCTGGACGAGCTTGTCACTGAGATCCTCCTCCGGCTGCCTGTCAAGTCCCTCCTGCGGTTCAAGTCTGTGAGCAAGGCGTTGCGCGCAATCATCTCCGACCCCTTCTTCATCCGCTCGCATCTCCAGCAATCTGCCTCCAGATGGAGGCAGAACCCGTCGCTGCTCGTCACTCCGCACACGCTGTTTCACGTCATCGAGGGCGAGCCTTGGCCTTCCACCTTCTCCACTGATATCAGCTTCTACCAGTGGCAGCAGCCCTCCTCCGAAGAGGAGGAATCTGAGGCGAGGTTCGTCATGCACACCGACGACTTCCTCGAGGAGTTCAACTCGGTGTGCTACTTTGCGCACTGCGACGGCTTGGTGGTGGCCCCTACCAACACCAACGTCTACCTCTTCAACCCGGCCACCAGGGACGCCATGCGGCTGCCTATCAACAACCGCAACAAGATGTACCAGTACGTGGCCTGCCTCCCAGTAGGGCTTGGCCGGGACCCTCGCACCGGCAGGCACAAGGTGGTCCGGGCCTTCTACCGCTCCAGGGACCCTCTCACGGGCGTCCACGACATGGGGATGGAGGTGTTCACTGTTGGCGTTGATTCAGATTCATGGAGGGAAATCACGCCCAATCCACTGTACCCTGTCACCGTGTGGATCACCCCTGTGTTCGCCAAGGGGGCACTGTTCTGGATCATTGACAAGCCCGGTCTCGATCCGAGCCCACGCGGCATCCTCCGCCTCAGCCTGGACGATGAGAGCTTCAGCGTCACACACCTGCCCGACTCGCTGGACCCTGCCCTGGACGAGTATTTCATCCTGGACGAGGTGCACGGCGAGCTGTTCCTCACCGCCTTCAGCagcagcaagcccctcaacatctGGACGCTGGTGGAACAAGACACGCGATGGGAGCACCGCTACACCCTCGACATCTCCGGGATGGCGCACCCGGTGGCTCTCCTCCCTGGTGGCGGCACGGTGATCCTAAGGGCGTCACACTACATCAGTCGTTACGATCTGCAGACGCATCAGATCGACACCATATGCGAGCTGGATCGCCTGAGGTACCAGCACGATGGCACGACCGATGAGGATGCTGGGTCTGGGCAGGAAATCTTTTACTTCAATGTAATACCTTACACCGAGAGCCTGGTCCGAATTTGA